A stretch of the bacterium SCSIO 12827 genome encodes the following:
- a CDS encoding DUF3750 domain-containing protein, whose amino-acid sequence MLKSKTLRTVAKGLFVLLVIGATVSIGKHTVMADWRTASREPMGIAPDPAVTKEAVVQVYAARAFSWRGIFGVHTWIAAKPTAADAFTVYEIIGWRARHGGSALVITEKEPDQRWFGAEPEIIADKRGAGVDDMIKRIDAAARAYPHARTYTVWPGPNSNTFTAHVARAVPELNLDLPPTAIGKDYLPEGGFAAKTPSGTGYQVSLFGLLGVMAGVEEGVEVNILGLTFGIDPKDLAIKLPLAGRLGPS is encoded by the coding sequence ATGTTGAAAAGCAAAACATTGCGGACCGTGGCGAAGGGGCTGTTTGTGCTTCTGGTCATCGGCGCGACCGTCAGCATCGGAAAGCACACCGTCATGGCGGATTGGCGCACGGCCAGCCGGGAGCCCATGGGCATCGCGCCCGATCCGGCCGTTACCAAGGAAGCGGTCGTTCAAGTCTATGCGGCCAGGGCGTTTTCCTGGCGCGGCATTTTCGGCGTCCACACCTGGATCGCGGCCAAGCCGACCGCCGCCGACGCCTTCACGGTCTACGAGATCATCGGCTGGCGCGCGCGCCATGGCGGATCGGCCCTGGTCATTACCGAGAAAGAGCCGGACCAGCGCTGGTTCGGGGCGGAGCCGGAAATCATCGCCGACAAGCGGGGGGCCGGTGTCGATGACATGATCAAGCGCATCGACGCCGCCGCCCGCGCCTATCCCCATGCCAGAACCTACACCGTCTGGCCCGGTCCCAATTCCAACACCTTCACCGCCCATGTTGCCCGCGCCGTGCCGGAATTGAACCTGGACTTGCCGCCCACGGCCATCGGCAAGGATTACCTGCCCGAAGGCGGCTTCGCCGCCAAAACGCCGAGTGGCACCGGCTATCAGGTCTCCCTGTTCGGGCTGTTGGGCGTGATGGCCGGGGTCGAGGAGGGGGTCGAGGTCAACATCCTGGGCCTGACTTTCGGGATCGACCCAAAAGACCTTGCCATCAAACTGCCCTTGGCGGGACGGCTGGGACCGTCCTAA
- a CDS encoding NAD(P)/FAD-dependent oxidoreductase: MAEQVDTVVIGAGVVGLACARTLAQAGRDVILLEKADDIGTGTSSRNSEVIHGGIYYAKDSLKALCCVEGKEMLYEYCASHGIEHNRIGKIIVAITEDEVVKLEELKAKGEGNGVHDLTWLDAKQMKEMEPNVTAAAGLLSPSTGIIESHGYMLSLQGELEDRGGMIAFNTPVEGGEVLADGRIRIRAGGDAPMELDCSLVVNAGGLYAQHIARAIDGIPADSIPGSFYAKGHYFTIAGKSPFNHLIYPAPVPGGLGTHSTLDLGGGTKFGPDVEWLDVTHPDQIDYKVDESRVDSFYGAIRRYWPGLADGALSPGYTGVRPKLTNSNDKYAADFVIQGSDVHGLANYVGLYGIESPGLTSSLAIAKRVAGLVES, from the coding sequence ATGGCCGAACAGGTTGATACGGTAGTCATCGGCGCAGGCGTCGTGGGCCTGGCCTGCGCGCGCACCCTGGCCCAGGCCGGGCGCGACGTCATCCTACTGGAAAAGGCCGACGATATCGGCACCGGCACCAGTTCGCGCAATTCCGAGGTCATCCACGGCGGCATCTACTATGCCAAGGATTCGCTGAAGGCATTGTGCTGTGTCGAGGGCAAGGAGATGCTCTACGAATACTGCGCAAGCCACGGGATCGAGCATAACCGCATTGGCAAGATCATCGTCGCCATCACCGAAGACGAGGTGGTGAAGCTGGAGGAACTGAAGGCCAAGGGCGAAGGCAACGGCGTTCACGACCTGACCTGGCTGGACGCCAAGCAGATGAAAGAGATGGAGCCCAACGTAACGGCTGCGGCGGGCCTCCTTTCACCCTCCACCGGGATCATCGAAAGTCACGGCTACATGCTGTCCCTGCAGGGCGAATTGGAAGACCGGGGCGGCATGATCGCCTTCAACACCCCTGTGGAGGGCGGCGAGGTCCTGGCTGACGGACGCATCCGCATCCGCGCTGGCGGCGACGCGCCCATGGAACTGGACTGTTCCCTGGTGGTCAACGCGGGTGGGCTGTATGCCCAGCACATCGCCCGCGCCATCGACGGCATCCCGGCGGACAGCATCCCCGGCAGCTTTTACGCCAAGGGCCATTACTTCACGATCGCGGGCAAAAGCCCCTTCAACCACCTGATCTATCCGGCCCCCGTGCCGGGCGGGCTCGGCACCCATTCGACGCTCGATCTCGGCGGCGGCACCAAGTTCGGCCCCGACGTGGAATGGCTCGACGTCACCCATCCGGACCAGATCGACTACAAGGTCGACGAAAGCCGGGTCGACAGCTTCTACGGTGCGATCCGCCGCTACTGGCCGGGATTGGCCGACGGCGCCCTGTCGCCGGGCTATACGGGTGTGCGGCCCAAGCTGACCAACAGCAACGACAAATACGCCGCCGACTTCGTCATCCAAGGTTCGGACGTGCACGGGCTGGCCAATTACGTCGGCCTGTACGGCATCGAAAGCCCGGGGCTGACCTCGTCTCTGGCGATCGCCAAGCGGGTCGCCGGGCTTGTGGAAAGCTGA
- a CDS encoding hydroxyacid dehydrogenase, translating into MSRTLAYFNKFVDPIAMDILAAAPEITPQRIDFEDDADHNWNLLAQVHGIQFMPTNETPKAWYPNREFLERCPNLLAVSSTGAGYDMIDVDACNDLGIMVVNNSGANSVSVAQHVLGLALTLSKQIAQTDKAIRANPRIDRQNFIGSELTGKTVGIIGLGNIGRLVAGYVKVFGAKAIACDPYISDADFAERGAEKVDFETLCREADIISVNCPLNAETRGMVDARAFGFMKPTAYFITTARGGIADEDALVAALREKCIQGAGLDVFEIEPTGNADNRFVEFDNVLLSPHNAGVTYECNYNMAKAAAEQWVTILRGEKPPRLKNPDVWDRYTERFAQIFGQPVAAE; encoded by the coding sequence ATGTCGCGCACTCTTGCCTATTTCAACAAATTCGTCGATCCCATCGCCATGGACATCCTGGCCGCCGCGCCGGAGATCACGCCCCAGCGCATCGACTTCGAAGACGACGCCGACCACAATTGGAACCTGCTGGCCCAGGTTCACGGCATTCAGTTCATGCCGACCAACGAAACCCCGAAAGCCTGGTATCCGAACCGGGAATTTCTGGAGCGTTGCCCCAACCTGCTGGCCGTGTCCTCGACCGGGGCGGGCTATGACATGATCGACGTCGACGCCTGCAACGATCTGGGCATCATGGTGGTCAACAATTCGGGCGCCAATTCGGTGTCCGTGGCGCAGCATGTGCTGGGCTTGGCGCTGACGCTCAGCAAGCAGATCGCGCAGACCGACAAGGCCATCCGCGCCAACCCGCGGATCGACCGCCAGAACTTCATCGGCTCAGAGCTGACCGGCAAGACGGTCGGTATTATCGGCCTGGGCAATATCGGCCGGCTGGTTGCCGGCTATGTGAAGGTGTTCGGCGCCAAGGCCATCGCCTGCGATCCCTATATCAGCGACGCCGATTTCGCCGAACGCGGGGCGGAAAAGGTCGATTTCGAAACCCTGTGCCGGGAAGCGGATATCATCTCCGTCAATTGCCCGCTGAACGCTGAAACCCGTGGCATGGTCGATGCCCGCGCCTTCGGTTTCATGAAGCCCACGGCTTATTTCATCACCACGGCGCGTGGTGGCATCGCTGATGAAGACGCCCTGGTGGCTGCGTTGCGCGAGAAATGCATCCAGGGGGCCGGGCTTGATGTGTTCGAGATCGAACCCACGGGCAATGCGGACAACCGCTTCGTCGAGTTCGACAACGTGCTGCTGTCGCCCCACAACGCGGGCGTGACCTATGAATGCAATTACAACATGGCCAAGGCGGCGGCCGAGCAGTGGGTCACGATCCTGCGGGGTGAAAAGCCGCCACGGCTGAAGAACCCGGACGTCTGGGATCGCTACACCGAACGGTTCGCACAGATCTTCGGGCAGCCCGTCGCCGCGGAATAG
- a CDS encoding hydantoinase B/oxoprolinase family protein, with translation MADQIQKSGWHVWIDRGGTFTDLVAQAPDGRLVTHKLLSENPDQYEDAALQGIRDILGVAPGAAIPEGAVSVVKMGTTVATNALLERKGDRTVLVITDGFGDALRIGYQARPNIFARHIELPEMLYEQVIETPERVNAQGEVLTPLDQSRLRAGLQEAYDAGIRAAAIVFMHGYRYPDHERRAAAIARDIGFTQISTSHQVSPLMKLVSRGDTTVVDAYLSPILRRYVDRVAGDLGDTPLQFMQSNGGLTDARLFQGKDSILSGPAGGVVGMVETARMAGFAKVIGFDMGGTSTDVSHYDGEYERTFETQVAGIRMRAPMMNIHTVAAGGGSILHFDGARYRVGPDSAGADPGPACYRRGGPLTVTDCNVMLGKVQPTYFPAVFGPNADQPLDDRAVRRKFEDMARTIHEETGDDRTPEEVAEGFLKIAVENMANAIKKISVQRGHDVTEYVLNGFGGAAGQHACLVADALGMNTVFLHPFAGVLSAYGMGLADVRAIREKAVEAPLAAGLTAPLMEIIEGLEKDARAEIDGQGITKENIEIFRRAHLRYKGTDTALIVPFGDRNKMIDEFEVLHRQRYGFTAPGRGHIIEAVSVEVVGRAGMAEDPDIEDIPGVAALRPMTRVPMTSGGKTYETPVYRTEALLPGDRLAGPTILVENTSTIVVEPGWAAEMTRKGHLILTRAEPRPEVHAIGTQADPVMLEIFNNLFMSIAEQMGTTLANTSYSVNIKERLDFSCAVFDRKGELIANAPHIPVHLGSMGESIRAVMRDNAGKIKPGNVYALNAPYNGGTHLPDVTVITPVFDDKGQDILFYVGSRGHHADIGGITPGSMPPDSKTVEEEGVLIDNFLLVDQGNLREDALRELLCGGPYPVRNFDQNLADLAAQIAANEKGAQELRKMVDHFGLETVWAYMDHVQDNAEESVRRVLDVLTDGQFTSEMDNGAVIDVKITVNHKKREATLDFSGSSAQLDSNFNAPTAVCHAAVLYTFRTLIDDDIPLNAGCLKPLKLVIPEKSMLAPVYPAAVVAGNVETSMIVTDALFGALGALASSQGSCNNFTFGNDRHQYYETICGGSGAGPDFDGTDAVHTHMTNTRLTDPEVLEWRFPVMVERFAIRHGSGGPGAHPGGNGVTRRIRFLEDMTAAILSSHRRAPPHGIDGGSPGMIGRNAVERVDGTVEELTGTDRRELKPGDVFIIETPGGGGFGAA, from the coding sequence ATGGCGGATCAAATACAAAAATCGGGCTGGCACGTCTGGATCGACCGGGGCGGCACCTTCACGGACCTGGTCGCGCAGGCGCCGGACGGGCGGCTGGTTACCCATAAGCTGCTGTCAGAAAACCCGGACCAGTACGAAGACGCCGCCCTGCAGGGCATCCGCGATATTCTAGGCGTCGCCCCAGGTGCTGCGATCCCCGAAGGGGCCGTCAGCGTCGTCAAGATGGGCACCACCGTGGCCACCAACGCGCTCTTGGAGCGCAAGGGCGACCGCACGGTGCTGGTCATCACCGACGGCTTCGGCGATGCGCTGCGCATCGGATACCAGGCCCGGCCCAATATTTTCGCCCGCCACATCGAATTGCCGGAAATGCTGTACGAGCAGGTGATCGAAACGCCCGAGCGCGTGAACGCCCAGGGCGAGGTTCTGACGCCGCTCGACCAAAGCCGCCTCCGCGCCGGGCTGCAGGAAGCCTACGACGCCGGCATCCGCGCCGCCGCCATCGTGTTCATGCACGGCTACCGTTATCCGGACCATGAACGCCGGGCCGCCGCCATCGCCCGCGACATCGGTTTTACCCAGATCTCCACCAGCCATCAGGTCAGCCCCCTGATGAAACTGGTCAGCCGGGGCGACACCACGGTGGTCGATGCCTATCTGTCGCCGATCCTGCGCCGCTATGTCGACCGGGTGGCGGGCGACCTGGGCGACACGCCGCTGCAGTTCATGCAGTCCAACGGCGGGCTGACCGACGCGCGCCTGTTCCAGGGCAAGGATTCGATCCTGTCCGGTCCCGCCGGCGGCGTCGTCGGTATGGTCGAGACCGCGCGCATGGCCGGCTTCGCCAAGGTCATCGGCTTCGACATGGGCGGGACGTCCACGGACGTCTCCCACTACGACGGAGAGTATGAGCGCACGTTCGAAACCCAGGTTGCCGGGATTCGCATGCGCGCGCCCATGATGAACATTCACACGGTCGCCGCCGGCGGCGGGTCAATCCTGCATTTCGACGGGGCGCGCTATCGGGTCGGCCCCGACAGCGCCGGTGCAGACCCGGGCCCCGCCTGTTACCGCCGGGGTGGGCCGCTGACCGTTACCGACTGCAACGTCATGCTGGGCAAGGTACAGCCGACATACTTCCCCGCCGTATTCGGCCCCAACGCGGACCAGCCCCTGGACGACCGCGCCGTACGCCGCAAGTTCGAGGACATGGCCCGGACCATCCACGAAGAAACCGGCGACGACCGCACGCCGGAAGAGGTCGCCGAGGGGTTCCTGAAAATCGCCGTCGAAAACATGGCCAACGCGATCAAAAAAATCTCCGTTCAACGCGGCCATGACGTGACGGAATACGTACTCAACGGCTTCGGCGGGGCGGCAGGGCAGCACGCCTGCCTGGTCGCCGATGCGCTCGGCATGAACACCGTGTTCCTGCACCCCTTCGCGGGCGTGCTCTCGGCCTACGGCATGGGCTTGGCCGATGTGCGGGCGATCCGCGAAAAAGCGGTCGAGGCCCCGCTGGCCGCCGGTCTGACCGCCCCCCTGATGGAGATCATCGAAGGCCTGGAAAAGGACGCCCGGGCAGAGATCGACGGCCAGGGCATCACAAAGGAAAACATCGAAATCTTCCGCCGTGCCCATCTTCGCTACAAGGGCACGGACACGGCCCTGATCGTGCCGTTCGGCGACCGCAACAAGATGATCGACGAGTTCGAGGTTCTGCACCGCCAGCGTTACGGCTTCACCGCCCCCGGCCGCGGCCATATCATCGAGGCCGTGTCGGTGGAAGTCGTCGGCCGTGCCGGCATGGCCGAAGATCCCGATATCGAAGACATCCCCGGCGTTGCGGCCCTGCGCCCCATGACCCGGGTGCCCATGACGTCGGGCGGCAAGACATACGAGACGCCCGTCTACCGCACGGAAGCGCTGCTACCCGGCGACCGCCTTGCCGGTCCCACGATCCTGGTCGAGAACACCTCGACCATCGTGGTCGAACCGGGCTGGGCCGCCGAGATGACCCGCAAGGGCCATCTGATTCTGACCCGGGCGGAACCGCGCCCGGAAGTCCACGCCATCGGCACCCAGGCCGACCCGGTGATGCTGGAAATCTTCAACAACCTGTTCATGTCGATCGCCGAACAGATGGGCACGACCCTGGCCAACACCAGCTATTCCGTGAACATCAAGGAACGGTTGGATTTCTCCTGCGCCGTATTCGACCGCAAGGGCGAACTGATCGCCAACGCGCCGCATATCCCCGTGCACCTGGGCTCCATGGGCGAAAGCATCCGCGCCGTGATGCGCGACAATGCCGGAAAGATAAAGCCCGGCAACGTCTATGCCCTGAACGCGCCCTACAACGGCGGCACCCATCTGCCGGACGTCACCGTCATCACGCCCGTGTTCGACGACAAGGGCCAGGACATCCTGTTCTATGTCGGCTCACGCGGTCATCACGCCGACATCGGCGGCATCACCCCGGGCTCCATGCCCCCCGACAGTAAAACGGTCGAGGAAGAAGGTGTTTTGATCGACAATTTCCTTCTGGTCGATCAGGGAAACCTGCGCGAGGACGCCCTACGTGAATTGTTGTGCGGCGGCCCCTACCCCGTGCGGAATTTTGATCAAAATTTGGCTGACCTGGCGGCCCAGATCGCGGCCAACGAAAAGGGGGCCCAGGAACTGCGCAAGATGGTCGATCACTTCGGCCTGGAAACGGTCTGGGCCTATATGGACCATGTCCAGGACAACGCCGAGGAAAGCGTGCGCCGGGTGCTCGACGTGCTGACCGACGGGCAGTTCACCAGTGAGATGGACAACGGCGCGGTGATCGACGTGAAGATCACGGTCAATCACAAGAAGCGCGAGGCGACCTTGGATTTCTCCGGCTCGTCGGCGCAACTGGACAGCAACTTCAACGCCCCCACCGCCGTCTGCCATGCCGCGGTGCTCTATACCTTCCGCACGCTGATCGACGACGATATCCCCTTGAACGCCGGCTGCCTCAAGCCGCTCAAGCTGGTGATCCCCGAAAAATCCATGCTGGCGCCCGTCTATCCCGCCGCCGTGGTCGCCGGTAACGTGGAAACCAGCATGATCGTGACCGACGCACTGTTCGGCGCGCTGGGGGCCCTGGCTTCCAGCCAGGGAAGCTGCAACAACTTCACCTTCGGTAATGATCGCCATCAGTACTACGAAACCATCTGCGGCGGATCGGGTGCGGGACCGGACTTCGACGGCACGGACGCCGTTCACACCCATATGACCAACACCCGGCTAACCGATCCGGAAGTCTTGGAATGGCGTTTCCCGGTGATGGTCGAACGTTTCGCCATCCGCCACGGTTCGGGCGGGCCGGGGGCGCACCCGGGCGGCAACGGCGTGACCCGGCGTATTCGTTTCCTCGAAGACATGACAGCGGCGATCCTGTCCAGCCACCGCCGCGCACCGCCCCATGGCATTGACGGCGGCAGCCCCGGCATGATCGGGCGCAACGCCGTCGAGCGGGTCGACGGCACGGTCGAGGAATTGACCGGCACGGACCGCCGCGAGCTTAAGCCCGGCGACGTCTTCATCATCGAAACGCCGGGCGGCGGCGGCTTTGGCGCGGCTTGA
- a CDS encoding TolC family outer membrane protein, with protein MRRRAIAGTMTMGLVLASALCAPEAARAAPLEIELARLITNHPNILAAENTLESNRQGIDVAKARRLPTLSMTGDAGREFIDSPSTRSSGAKSIENKNVATFTLSQNLFDGYATRTAIHIAELNEHLARISLEGTRQNTLFQGVRAYITVLRQMRLLGITIESEGRIQRQLNLEDERVRRGSGIAVDVLQAKSRLQVAKERRVGFEGQLRDAMSRYQQVFGFPPNLEDMYDPRPPVNAVPSELDRALAIALVENPAVREAGTSIDITRQREVEAKSGLYPTIDLEGEFNMEQNNGGVLGTRRDYSIGFQADWELFSGFSTRSSTLRAAYDTAANRNKLQAAARTVEEQVRLAWQALETARERVILLENAVNIASEVAQSRRKLRAAGKETVINVLDAENEVNNAQINFTTASYDEKTAAYQLLLALGRLDPLSLNLVVQ; from the coding sequence GTGCGTAGACGGGCGATTGCCGGAACGATGACGATGGGCCTGGTCCTGGCGTCAGCACTATGCGCGCCCGAGGCCGCACGCGCGGCCCCGCTGGAGATTGAACTCGCCCGCCTGATCACCAACCATCCCAACATCCTGGCCGCCGAGAACACCCTGGAAAGCAACCGACAGGGCATCGACGTCGCCAAGGCCCGGCGCCTGCCGACCCTGAGCATGACCGGCGACGCGGGGCGCGAGTTCATCGACAGCCCGTCGACCCGGTCGTCCGGCGCCAAAAGCATCGAGAACAAGAACGTCGCCACCTTTACCCTGTCGCAGAACCTGTTCGACGGCTATGCGACACGGACGGCCATCCATATCGCCGAATTGAACGAGCATCTGGCCCGCATCTCGCTGGAGGGCACACGCCAGAACACCCTGTTCCAGGGCGTGCGGGCCTATATCACCGTGCTGCGGCAGATGCGCCTGCTCGGCATCACCATCGAAAGCGAAGGCCGTATTCAGCGTCAGTTGAACCTGGAAGATGAACGGGTGCGCCGCGGATCGGGGATCGCCGTCGACGTGCTGCAGGCCAAATCGCGCCTTCAGGTCGCCAAGGAACGGCGCGTCGGCTTCGAGGGCCAGTTGCGTGACGCCATGTCGCGCTACCAGCAGGTGTTCGGCTTTCCCCCCAATCTGGAAGACATGTACGACCCCCGCCCGCCGGTCAACGCCGTGCCGAGCGAGCTGGATCGCGCCCTTGCCATCGCGCTGGTCGAAAACCCTGCCGTGCGCGAAGCGGGCACCAGTATCGACATCACCCGCCAGCGCGAGGTCGAGGCCAAATCCGGGCTCTATCCGACCATCGATCTGGAAGGCGAGTTCAACATGGAACAGAACAACGGCGGCGTGCTCGGCACCCGGCGCGACTACAGCATCGGCTTCCAAGCCGATTGGGAGCTGTTTTCCGGCTTTTCCACCCGGTCTTCGACCCTGCGCGCGGCCTATGACACGGCCGCCAACCGCAACAAGCTGCAGGCCGCTGCCCGCACGGTGGAGGAACAGGTCCGCCTTGCCTGGCAAGCTCTGGAAACCGCCCGCGAGCGGGTGATCCTTCTGGAAAACGCGGTCAACATCGCATCGGAAGTGGCGCAAAGCCGGCGCAAACTGCGCGCCGCCGGTAAGGAAACAGTGATCAACGTGCTGGACGCCGAGAACGAGGTCAACAACGCGCAGATCAATTTCACCACCGCGTCCTACGACGAAAAGACCGCCGCCTATCAGCTTCTCCTCGCCCTCGGCCGCCTTGATCCCTTGAGCCTGAACCTCGTGGTGCAGTAA
- a CDS encoding threonine/serine dehydratase, producing the protein MEGSLFSRDRLVTLDAVRAARANMPHAIRRTPVVPVARDSAEVGRETLFLKCENLQVTGAFKVRAVFNVMHYLTAEQKAKGVVLASSGNFAQGFAFAGKTLGVPITVVMLDATSPYKIQGTEGYGAEVYLCGTDALARQPTVERLAVERGMTAIDTWEDPPIIAGHGTIGFEIMEQCPDAQQVLVPVSSGGVAGGIAAAVKLINPNVKVVGIQPERANAAYVSRQAGTPTAIDYWDSIADGLSARRPGEYPFMHLEAYLDDIVLVSEQDIARAFKTILTRIKMLGEPAGVTAAAGFLSGKVDTSLKTVAALTGGNLTQESVLKMLDMAAD; encoded by the coding sequence ATGGAAGGTTCCCTGTTTTCCCGTGACCGCTTGGTCACGCTTGATGCCGTCCGCGCCGCGCGCGCGAACATGCCCCATGCCATCCGCCGCACACCCGTCGTGCCCGTGGCCCGGGACAGTGCCGAGGTCGGCCGGGAAACCCTGTTCCTGAAGTGTGAGAATTTGCAGGTCACGGGTGCGTTCAAGGTGCGCGCCGTGTTCAACGTGATGCACTACCTGACGGCGGAACAGAAGGCTAAGGGCGTGGTTCTGGCATCATCCGGCAACTTTGCCCAGGGTTTCGCCTTCGCCGGCAAGACGCTGGGCGTTCCCATCACCGTCGTGATGCTGGACGCGACCAGCCCCTACAAGATCCAGGGCACGGAAGGGTACGGCGCCGAGGTTTATCTCTGCGGCACGGACGCCCTCGCCCGTCAGCCCACGGTGGAACGCCTGGCCGTGGAGCGCGGCATGACCGCCATCGACACCTGGGAAGACCCGCCGATCATCGCCGGCCACGGCACCATCGGTTTCGAAATCATGGAACAATGCCCCGATGCCCAGCAGGTCCTGGTCCCCGTGTCGTCGGGCGGGGTCGCCGGCGGCATTGCGGCGGCGGTCAAGCTGATCAATCCGAACGTGAAGGTCGTGGGCATCCAGCCGGAACGCGCCAACGCGGCCTATGTCTCGCGCCAAGCAGGCACGCCCACGGCCATCGACTATTGGGACAGCATCGCCGACGGGCTGAGCGCCCGGCGCCCCGGCGAATACCCGTTCATGCATTTGGAGGCCTACCTCGACGACATCGTGCTGGTCTCGGAGCAGGACATCGCCCGCGCCTTCAAGACCATCCTGACCCGCATCAAGATGCTGGGCGAGCCCGCCGGCGTCACCGCGGCGGCCGGGTTCCTGTCGGGCAAGGTCGATACGTCGCTGAAAACCGTGGCCGCGCTGACCGGCGGCAACCTGACCCAGGAATCGGTGCTCAAGATGCTGGATATGGCCGCCGACTGA
- a CDS encoding Crp/Fnr family transcriptional regulator — MASVTARVIGLCDAARERDHLPQECASCVARHLAACSGLSTDELSHLAEHVNRRKLAAGQTLFQESDPADNVFTVTSGVFKQYKLLADGRCQVTGFYFRGDLIGLRDGPDYPVTAEAITPVTVCSFPRARITELVGQYPSLAKAVILKLQREITTAQGQMLSLGRLTAEERIAVFLLTLLDKAPDCVNDDGALRLNMRRADIADYLGLTVETVSRSFTKLRNAGVIGAEHGGAVEILSRDGLEDIAQGPG; from the coding sequence ATGGCATCTGTCACCGCCAGAGTGATCGGTCTATGTGATGCGGCCCGGGAACGGGATCATCTGCCGCAGGAATGCGCCAGCTGCGTTGCACGTCATCTGGCCGCCTGCTCGGGCCTGAGCACGGATGAATTGTCTCATCTCGCTGAGCATGTAAACCGCCGCAAGCTGGCGGCCGGCCAGACGTTATTTCAGGAATCCGACCCCGCCGATAATGTCTTCACCGTCACCTCCGGCGTGTTCAAGCAATACAAGCTTCTTGCCGACGGGCGTTGTCAGGTCACCGGGTTCTATTTTAGGGGGGACCTGATCGGCCTCCGCGATGGGCCCGACTATCCCGTCACGGCCGAAGCAATAACGCCGGTGACTGTGTGCAGTTTCCCGCGCGCCCGCATCACGGAACTGGTTGGGCAGTATCCGTCATTGGCCAAGGCGGTGATCCTGAAGCTGCAGCGTGAAATCACCACCGCTCAGGGACAGATGCTGTCGCTTGGCCGGCTGACGGCGGAGGAGCGCATCGCGGTCTTCTTGTTGACCCTGCTGGACAAGGCGCCCGATTGCGTCAACGACGATGGGGCGCTGCGCTTGAATATGCGTCGTGCTGATATTGCGGATTACCTGGGGTTGACCGTGGAAACGGTCAGCCGCTCGTTCACCAAGCTGCGCAACGCCGGCGTGATCGGTGCCGAACATGGCGGGGCGGTCGAAATCCTGTCCCGTGATGGGCTCGAAGACATCGCCCAGGGGCCGGGATAA
- a CDS encoding 2-dehydropantoate 2-reductase — protein sequence MRVCVIGAGAIGGLMGAKLALAGNDVSVIDMGPHLQAIRQNGLKLIWEDGSEHVAQVKAFEKCADAGEQDLVILGLKAHYLELVAKDLGALMGPNTMIMTVQNGIPWWYFHNHGGPHDGKQLESLDPDGVLTKYIDGDRIIGCVVYPAAAVTEPGVIKHVEGDRFPIGELDGSISARVEGLKELLEGAGFRSRVLEDIRSEIWLKAWGNLSFNPISALTHATLVDICQFPETRHLAQKMMEEAQIVAEKLGITFRHTIEKRIDGAESVGAHKTSMLQDVEAGRSLETEALIGAVLELAKLTETPCPHTFAVYSCVKLLNKVMVTQHAGVIVQNAGQAAE from the coding sequence ATGCGAGTATGCGTGATTGGTGCCGGCGCCATCGGCGGCCTTATGGGCGCCAAACTGGCCTTGGCCGGAAACGACGTTAGCGTCATCGATATGGGACCGCACCTTCAGGCGATCCGCCAGAACGGGTTGAAACTGATCTGGGAAGACGGATCGGAACATGTCGCGCAGGTGAAGGCGTTCGAAAAATGCGCCGACGCGGGCGAACAGGACCTTGTCATCCTGGGCCTTAAGGCTCATTACCTGGAACTGGTCGCCAAGGACCTGGGTGCGCTGATGGGCCCCAACACCATGATCATGACCGTGCAGAACGGCATTCCGTGGTGGTATTTCCACAACCACGGCGGTCCGCACGACGGCAAGCAGCTTGAAAGCCTGGATCCGGATGGCGTGCTGACCAAGTACATCGACGGCGACCGCATCATCGGCTGCGTCGTCTACCCGGCCGCCGCCGTGACGGAACCGGGCGTCATCAAGCATGTCGAGGGCGACCGTTTCCCCATCGGCGAGTTGGACGGATCGATCAGCGCGCGGGTGGAAGGCCTGAAGGAACTTCTCGAGGGAGCCGGTTTCCGGTCTCGCGTGCTCGAGGATATCCGCTCGGAAATCTGGCTCAAGGCTTGGGGCAACCTCAGCTTCAACCCGATCAGCGCGCTGACCCACGCGACTCTGGTCGACATCTGCCAGTTCCCGGAAACCCGGCATCTGGCCCAGAAGATGATGGAAGAAGCCCAGATTGTCGCGGAAAAGCTGGGTATCACCTTCCGCCACACCATCGAAAAACGCATCGATGGTGCGGAAAGCGTCGGCGCGCACAAGACCTCCATGCTGCAGGACGTCGAGGCAGGGCGGTCGCTCGAAACCGAAGCCCTGATCGGTGCCGTGCTGGAATTGGCCAAGCTGACGGAAACACCCTGTCCGCACACGTTTGCGGTCTATTCCTGCGTCAAGCTGCTGAACAAGGTGATGGTCACCCAGCATGCGGGCGTGATCGTGCAGAACGCGGGCCAAGCCGCCGAATAG